Proteins co-encoded in one Opitutus terrae PB90-1 genomic window:
- the nusB gene encoding transcription antitermination factor NusB produces MSKAQFAQRRDGRVAALQYLFAWSMNRPRNLAEDLRVFFENMEQPRDHYAFGEELIHGVIEHSDDIDARIKGLAHNWEFDRIAKIDLTILRLAIFEILHRKDIPPVVSINEAIDLSKQFSNADAKRFINGILDRLKDQVGRDARKAE; encoded by the coding sequence ATGAGCAAAGCCCAATTTGCCCAGCGCCGCGACGGTCGCGTGGCTGCGCTGCAATACCTTTTCGCCTGGAGCATGAACCGGCCGCGCAATCTCGCGGAAGATCTCCGGGTTTTCTTCGAAAACATGGAGCAGCCGCGCGACCACTACGCGTTTGGCGAGGAGCTGATCCATGGCGTGATCGAGCACAGCGACGACATCGATGCGCGGATCAAGGGCCTTGCCCACAACTGGGAGTTCGACCGGATCGCCAAGATCGACCTGACGATCCTGCGGCTGGCGATTTTCGAGATCCTGCACCGGAAGGACATTCCGCCGGTGGTTTCGATCAACGAGGCGATCGACCTGTCGAAGCAGTTCTCCAACGCCGATGCGAAGCGGTTCATCAACGGCATCCTCGACCGGCTGAAGGATCAGGTGGGCCGCGACGCGCGCAAGGCGGAGTGA
- the ribB gene encoding 3,4-dihydroxy-2-butanone-4-phosphate synthase: protein MSASTHAPFDSVESAIADIAAGRLVIVTDDENRENEGDLIMSAAKATPETVNMMIRYCSGIVCVPTLEPQLRRLGLGPMVQQNREVQRTDFAVSVDAAEGISTGISAHDRTQTIRILANPESRPEQLVQPGHVFPLRAKPGGVLERAGHTEAAVDLALLAGHPPAGVLCELVNDDGTVQRLPQLIEFKQRFGLKMISIAQLIEHRAKRDQLVELVCTRPFVSEFGEFTLHVFRSRLDNRHHLALAKGRLGPEPTLVRVHSENLLGDVFRMRGVDTHHVLASALQAVAQAGCGVVLYMEHANGGAQLIHRLDAKPGEATPGMSIRDYGIGAQILAALGLSKIRLLSKSARKVVGLDGYGLEIVEIVRL from the coding sequence ATGTCCGCTTCCACCCACGCGCCGTTCGATTCGGTCGAGTCCGCGATCGCGGATATTGCCGCGGGTCGGCTGGTGATCGTGACGGACGACGAGAACCGCGAGAACGAGGGTGATCTAATCATGTCCGCCGCGAAGGCGACGCCGGAGACGGTGAACATGATGATCCGCTACTGCAGCGGGATCGTCTGCGTGCCGACGCTGGAACCGCAGCTCCGCCGGCTCGGGCTCGGGCCGATGGTGCAGCAGAATCGCGAGGTGCAGCGGACCGATTTCGCCGTGAGCGTGGACGCCGCCGAGGGTATTTCCACCGGCATCAGTGCGCATGACCGGACGCAGACGATCCGGATTCTCGCGAACCCGGAGTCGCGGCCGGAGCAGCTGGTGCAGCCCGGACATGTGTTTCCGTTGCGCGCGAAACCGGGCGGCGTGTTGGAGCGCGCCGGGCACACGGAGGCCGCGGTGGATCTCGCGTTGCTCGCCGGTCATCCGCCGGCGGGCGTGCTGTGCGAACTGGTCAACGACGACGGCACCGTGCAGCGGCTGCCGCAGCTGATCGAGTTCAAGCAGCGTTTCGGTCTGAAGATGATTTCGATCGCGCAGCTGATCGAGCATCGCGCGAAACGCGACCAGCTCGTCGAGCTCGTGTGCACACGGCCGTTCGTGTCGGAGTTCGGCGAATTCACGCTGCACGTGTTCCGCAGCCGGCTCGACAATCGCCACCACCTCGCGTTGGCCAAAGGGCGCCTCGGCCCGGAGCCGACGCTGGTCCGCGTGCACAGCGAGAATCTCCTCGGCGACGTGTTCCGGATGCGCGGCGTGGACACCCACCACGTACTGGCCTCGGCGCTGCAGGCCGTGGCGCAAGCCGGATGCGGCGTGGTGCTTTACATGGAGCACGCCAACGGCGGCGCGCAGCTAATCCACCGGCTCGACGCCAAGCCGGGCGAGGCCACCCCGGGCATGAGCATTCGCGACTACGGCATTGGCGCGCAAATCCTTGCCGCACTCGGTCTGAGCAAGATCCGGCTGCTGTCGAAAAGTGCCCGCAAGGTCGTCGGGCTCGACGGCTACGGACTGGAGATTGTTGAAATCGTCCGGCTGTAA
- a CDS encoding response regulator, protein MNTAIIADDHEIVRRGLRTVLESDGGCQVVAEAADGLAAVQLVEKHKPTVLILDLNMPRLHGIEVLRQTRTSSPHTRVIILSMHNDEPYVIETLRAGAMAYILKGSESQEIVHALKEVLAGRRFLSAPLSEWAINALVTKPADNSDPLQSITPRERMVLQLAAEGASNSEIAEKLFISPRTAETHRTNLLRKLGLQTQTDLVRFAIRKGLISP, encoded by the coding sequence ATGAACACCGCGATCATTGCCGACGATCATGAGATTGTCCGTCGCGGGCTGCGCACCGTGCTCGAGTCCGACGGTGGGTGCCAGGTCGTGGCGGAGGCCGCGGACGGGCTCGCCGCGGTGCAGTTGGTCGAGAAGCACAAGCCCACCGTGCTCATCCTCGACCTCAACATGCCGCGGCTGCACGGCATCGAGGTGCTGCGCCAGACGCGCACGTCGAGTCCGCACACGCGCGTGATCATTCTCTCGATGCACAACGACGAACCGTATGTGATCGAGACGCTGCGCGCCGGCGCGATGGCCTACATTCTGAAAGGCTCCGAGTCACAGGAGATCGTGCACGCGCTGAAGGAGGTGCTCGCCGGCCGCCGGTTTTTGAGCGCGCCGCTGTCCGAATGGGCCATCAACGCGCTCGTGACGAAGCCCGCTGACAACTCCGACCCGTTGCAGAGCATCACGCCGCGCGAGCGGATGGTGCTGCAACTCGCCGCCGAGGGCGCGAGCAACAGCGAGATTGCCGAGAAACTTTTCATCAGCCCGCGCACGGCGGAGACTCATCGCACGAATCTGCTGCGCAAACTCGGTCTGCAGACGCAGACCGACCTGGTGCGGTTCGCGATCCGCAAAGGGCTCATCTCGCCGTAG
- the modA gene encoding molybdate ABC transporter substrate-binding protein yields MGSLRFCFTRFFRLLFAGAGLAWVAGSAPAAEHPRVAVAAAANLVYALDELHRAFRAAEPDIELTVSTGASGSLVAQITHGAPYDVFLSADLEYPRALLAAGHAKPDSLIVFAQGRLVVWTLNPALALDSFATLDWNAVKKIAIANTDSAPYGRAARSALERAGLWSQLSPKLVYGENVSQTAQFVETGSADLGFVALSLVLSPRLKERGRWLAVPPDLYSPLAQGAVLTRRGAANPAAARYLQFLQSEPAQAVLSRFGYEVPRRPVSGRAEVRDWTLGRQ; encoded by the coding sequence GTGGGAAGCCTCCGTTTTTGTTTCACGCGTTTTTTTCGACTGCTGTTCGCCGGCGCAGGACTGGCGTGGGTGGCCGGCTCCGCGCCCGCGGCCGAACACCCCAGGGTCGCCGTCGCGGCTGCAGCCAATCTCGTCTACGCGCTCGACGAGCTGCACCGCGCATTTCGCGCGGCCGAGCCGGACATCGAACTGACCGTTTCCACCGGCGCGTCCGGCAGCTTGGTCGCGCAAATCACCCACGGTGCGCCCTACGACGTGTTCCTGTCGGCGGATCTGGAGTATCCGCGCGCGTTGCTCGCCGCCGGTCACGCAAAGCCGGACAGCCTGATCGTGTTTGCGCAGGGCCGGCTCGTCGTGTGGACGCTGAATCCGGCGCTGGCGCTCGACTCGTTCGCCACCCTCGATTGGAACGCGGTGAAGAAGATCGCGATCGCGAACACCGATTCGGCGCCCTACGGCCGCGCCGCCCGCAGCGCACTCGAGCGCGCCGGACTCTGGTCGCAGCTTTCGCCGAAGCTGGTGTATGGCGAAAATGTCAGCCAAACCGCGCAGTTCGTCGAAACCGGCTCCGCCGACCTCGGCTTCGTCGCGCTCTCGCTGGTGCTCTCGCCGCGACTCAAGGAGCGCGGCCGCTGGCTCGCGGTGCCGCCCGACCTCTATTCGCCCCTCGCGCAAGGCGCCGTGCTCACCCGCCGCGGCGCAGCGAATCCGGCGGCGGCGCGTTACCTGCAGTTCCTGCAAAGCGAGCCGGCGCAAGCGGTGTTGAGCCGATTCGGATACGAGGTGCCTCGTCGTCCGGTGAGCGGAAGGGCCGAAGTTCGGGATTGGACGCTCGGCCGGCAATGA
- a CDS encoding replication-associated recombination protein A: protein MAADQSDLFAEEPAFPPAAARSRAANQPLAARMRPRRLAEVVGQSHILKPGSLLPRLVAQNRFGSLIFYGPPGCGKTSIAEAIAQETNSRFVRVNAVMSNVAELREILHSARRLPQASTILFIDELHRFNKSQQDLLLPDVEEGTVRLIGATTHNPGFYVNPPLLSRSHLFRLEPLSPAAVTGVLKKALADEERGLGARKVTADDKVLADLAVLCDGDLRRALNALEVLVLGLPEGGVITPAELEVFARERRIRYDADEDEHYDTISAFIKSCRGSDPDAALYWLAKMLAGGEDPRFIARRLVILASEDVGLADPQALPLTVAAHHAVDFIGLPEAELTLAHATLYIATAAKSNSATLALGEAHRALKEQPVQTIPAALRSKSGQANKRIGQGQGYLYSHDHQENISGQDYLEKPLTLYTPKPVGWEAKIVDRLARWKELKSRLQQRA, encoded by the coding sequence ATGGCTGCGGATCAATCCGACCTTTTTGCCGAAGAACCGGCGTTCCCGCCCGCGGCGGCGCGGTCACGCGCGGCCAACCAGCCGCTCGCGGCCCGCATGCGTCCGCGTCGGCTGGCCGAGGTGGTGGGACAATCGCACATCCTGAAACCCGGCAGTTTGCTGCCGCGGCTCGTGGCGCAAAACCGCTTCGGCTCGCTGATCTTCTACGGTCCGCCGGGGTGCGGCAAAACCAGCATCGCGGAAGCGATCGCGCAGGAGACGAACAGCCGCTTCGTTCGCGTCAACGCGGTGATGTCGAATGTGGCCGAGCTGCGGGAAATCCTGCACTCGGCACGCCGGCTGCCGCAGGCGTCGACGATCCTGTTCATCGACGAGCTGCATCGGTTCAACAAATCCCAGCAGGACCTGCTGCTGCCCGACGTGGAGGAGGGCACGGTGCGGCTGATCGGCGCGACGACGCACAATCCCGGTTTCTACGTCAACCCGCCGCTACTCTCGCGCAGCCACCTGTTCCGGCTCGAGCCGTTGTCGCCCGCGGCGGTGACCGGCGTGCTGAAGAAGGCGCTCGCCGACGAGGAGCGCGGGCTCGGCGCGCGGAAAGTCACCGCCGACGACAAGGTGCTCGCCGATCTCGCGGTGCTGTGCGACGGCGATCTGCGCCGGGCGTTGAACGCGCTCGAGGTGCTGGTGCTCGGCCTGCCGGAAGGCGGCGTGATCACCCCGGCCGAGTTGGAAGTGTTCGCGCGCGAGCGGCGGATCCGCTACGACGCCGACGAGGACGAACACTACGACACGATCTCGGCGTTCATCAAAAGCTGTCGCGGCAGCGATCCGGATGCGGCGCTGTATTGGCTGGCGAAGATGCTGGCCGGCGGCGAGGACCCGCGGTTCATCGCGCGGCGGCTGGTGATTCTCGCGAGCGAGGACGTGGGCTTGGCGGATCCGCAGGCGCTGCCGCTCACGGTGGCCGCGCACCATGCGGTCGACTTCATCGGCTTGCCGGAGGCGGAGCTCACGCTGGCGCACGCGACGCTCTACATCGCCACCGCGGCGAAGAGCAACTCGGCGACGCTCGCGCTCGGCGAGGCGCACCGCGCGTTGAAGGAACAGCCGGTGCAGACGATCCCGGCCGCGCTCCGCAGCAAGAGCGGGCAGGCCAACAAGCGGATCGGCCAGGGCCAGGGCTATCTGTATTCGCACGATCATCAGGAAAACATTTCCGGGCAGGACTACCTCGAGAAACCACTGACGCTCTACACGCCGAAACCGGTGGGGTGGGAGGCGAAGATCGTGGACCGGCTTGCGCGGTGGAAGGAGCTCAAGTCCCGGCTGCAGCAGCGCGCATGA
- a CDS encoding HDOD domain-containing protein, whose translation MISDPAVFTLGSLTPDTLVRDVRHLPAAPRVLPRLKALLSDANSSLHNVVALIRLDAVLAGRVLQMGNSAYYSHGVRCLSVDEAIHRVGYDQVYELVSYAVASQVLVRPLETYGIDANELWEQSVSCALAAELLAERCGEEREVGYTIGLLHALGMVAIDDWALRRQPGLRLTSKGFPQEASDSERLCLGFTHAEVGGALLQFWDFPREMADPVRYQYAPRACATHPRLACLLHAAKWLRSAVCGPADERPPLPAAGIQQMLGLAGRLTSLKSELERRLREVHSLLCVEPPATVDIPLDFPNRVWRA comes from the coding sequence ATGATCTCCGATCCAGCCGTCTTCACCTTGGGCTCGCTCACGCCCGACACGCTCGTGCGTGACGTGCGCCATTTGCCGGCGGCACCCCGGGTCTTGCCGCGGCTGAAGGCCCTGTTGAGCGATGCCAACTCGTCGCTTCACAACGTGGTCGCGCTGATCCGGCTCGACGCCGTGCTCGCGGGTCGCGTGCTGCAGATGGGCAACAGCGCCTACTACAGCCATGGCGTGCGCTGCCTGTCGGTGGACGAGGCGATTCATCGCGTGGGTTATGACCAGGTTTACGAGCTGGTGTCCTATGCGGTCGCTTCGCAGGTGCTGGTTCGTCCGCTCGAGACCTACGGCATCGACGCGAACGAGCTCTGGGAGCAATCCGTGTCCTGTGCGCTCGCCGCCGAGCTTTTGGCGGAACGTTGCGGCGAGGAGCGGGAAGTGGGCTACACGATCGGGCTGCTGCATGCGCTCGGGATGGTGGCGATCGACGATTGGGCGCTGCGCCGGCAGCCGGGATTGCGGCTCACGTCGAAAGGTTTCCCGCAAGAGGCGAGCGACAGCGAACGACTTTGCCTGGGGTTCACCCATGCGGAGGTCGGCGGTGCGCTACTCCAATTCTGGGATTTTCCGCGGGAAATGGCCGACCCGGTGCGCTACCAATACGCGCCCCGCGCCTGCGCGACGCATCCGCGGCTCGCCTGCCTGCTGCATGCGGCCAAATGGCTGCGCAGTGCGGTTTGCGGGCCGGCCGACGAGCGTCCGCCGCTTCCAGCCGCGGGAATCCAGCAAATGCTGGGGCTGGCCGGCCGGCTCACGAGCCTGAAGAGCGAACTTGAGCGCCGGCTGCGCGAGGTGCACTCGTTGCTTTGCGTCGAACCGCCGGCGACGGTCGACATTCCCTTGGACTTCCCGAATCGGGTCTGGCGGGCCTGA
- the modB gene encoding molybdate ABC transporter permease subunit produces the protein MTDPGSTFLGLSAPLWQSLGLTLRLAAITTLVLGTVGLPLAQWLNTSRWRLAPVVETLVTLPVVLPPTVIGFYLLVGFSPNHPPGSWWQAAFGTPLAFSFTGLVIASVFYSLPFAVQPFQAALRGVPRELLDAGTALGAAPARVWWRVHVPLAWRGIAAGLTLGFAHTLGEFGVVLMIGGSIPGVTRVASIALYDEVQKLDYAAAHAFAAMLLVLSFALLLVVTLLQRRKR, from the coding sequence TTGACTGATCCCGGCTCCACCTTCCTCGGACTCTCCGCGCCGCTCTGGCAATCGCTCGGGCTGACGTTGCGGCTCGCGGCGATCACCACGCTGGTGCTCGGCACTGTCGGTTTGCCGCTCGCGCAATGGTTGAACACGTCGCGGTGGCGGCTCGCGCCGGTGGTGGAAACGCTGGTCACGCTGCCCGTGGTGCTGCCGCCGACCGTCATCGGCTTCTATCTGCTGGTGGGCTTTTCGCCGAACCATCCGCCGGGCAGCTGGTGGCAGGCGGCGTTCGGCACGCCGCTCGCGTTTTCGTTCACCGGACTCGTGATCGCGTCGGTGTTTTATTCCCTGCCATTCGCGGTGCAGCCGTTCCAGGCGGCGTTGCGCGGCGTGCCGCGGGAACTGCTCGACGCGGGCACCGCGCTCGGCGCCGCGCCCGCACGCGTGTGGTGGCGCGTGCACGTGCCGCTGGCGTGGCGCGGCATCGCCGCCGGGCTCACGCTGGGCTTCGCCCACACCTTGGGCGAGTTCGGCGTGGTGCTGATGATCGGCGGCTCGATCCCCGGCGTGACCCGCGTCGCCAGCATCGCGCTCTACGATGAGGTGCAGAAACTCGATTACGCCGCGGCCCACGCCTTCGCCGCGATGCTGCTGGTGCTCTCGTTCGCGCTCCTACTGGTCGTCACCCTCCTGCAGCGGCGGAAACGCTGA
- the ribH gene encoding 6,7-dimethyl-8-ribityllumazine synthase: MSLAAPTDTAIDGTTLRVGIVAARFNGDLVDALLARAQERLAAAGVKPRHLTLVRVPGSHEVPWAVQQLAARGRRDVVIALGVLIGGETSHHEMVGQSVSYALQQVALTTGTPVINGVIVANTRAQAEARCRGRINRGVEFAAAALEIGTLKKELSR, encoded by the coding sequence ATGAGCCTGGCCGCACCCACTGACACCGCCATTGATGGCACGACGCTGCGCGTTGGCATCGTGGCCGCGCGTTTCAACGGCGACCTGGTGGACGCGTTGCTCGCGCGCGCGCAGGAGCGTCTGGCCGCGGCCGGCGTGAAGCCGCGCCACCTCACGCTGGTGCGCGTGCCCGGTTCGCACGAGGTGCCATGGGCCGTGCAGCAACTCGCGGCCCGCGGCCGCCGCGACGTGGTGATCGCCCTCGGCGTACTGATCGGCGGCGAAACGTCGCATCATGAGATGGTCGGGCAGAGTGTCTCGTACGCGCTGCAGCAGGTGGCGCTCACGACCGGCACGCCCGTGATCAACGGCGTCATCGTGGCGAACACGCGCGCGCAGGCCGAAGCCCGCTGCCGCGGCCGGATCAACCGCGGCGTCGAATTCGCCGCCGCGGCGCTCGAGATCGGCACGCTGAAAAAAGAACTTTCCCGATGA
- a CDS encoding response regulator encodes MIRVLHAEDDPQVAEMVQLLFYRDAGGCALDQVDSGRACLEALKRGGYDVVLLDLYLPDIDGLRLLGELTARRDPTPVVIVSAQGQNALAVRALRAGAVDCIDKNSADFRRIPEITRRVAERHRRRREVAAPPRDHRVVFVEPKDGTRSEVAEFFAHNSSRLELTTVDRTAFDNLTHAEIGFDAVVVGPGFDDKETLEVLRQLHSVAEDTPALVLSGSRSSETAIAAFQLGALDFLLYKDGCLPELVFSLNHVLKRADTDRLNARLSAELAELNRSLGDQVRERTRDLEGEIGVRKEAERRAEENAARLQALSNRLLTVQEDERRSIARELHDQVGQLLTGLRFRLEATRRDPSALTEALAVTDELIRTVREMTLQLRPRMLDDLGLRPALEWHVDRFRQQTGIAVELDIALPEQRLPAVLETTVYRIVQEALTNIARHAGSPSAVVTVAADDQALHVEISDRGRGFDTAAALAKHNSIGLAGLAERVRLAGGELELFSQPGQGTRIHAEFTLRPAPAPSS; translated from the coding sequence ATGATTCGAGTGCTCCACGCTGAAGACGATCCGCAGGTAGCTGAAATGGTTCAGCTTCTGTTCTACCGCGACGCCGGCGGCTGCGCGCTCGACCAGGTGGACTCCGGCCGGGCTTGTCTCGAGGCGCTGAAGCGGGGCGGCTACGACGTGGTGCTCCTCGATCTCTATCTGCCTGACATCGACGGGCTGCGCTTGCTGGGCGAACTCACCGCGCGGCGCGATCCGACGCCGGTCGTGATCGTGAGCGCGCAGGGACAGAATGCCCTCGCCGTCCGCGCGCTGCGCGCCGGCGCGGTCGATTGCATCGACAAGAACTCCGCGGATTTCCGCCGGATCCCCGAAATCACCCGCCGGGTTGCCGAGCGCCATCGCCGCCGGCGTGAGGTCGCGGCGCCACCGCGGGACCACCGCGTGGTGTTTGTCGAACCGAAGGACGGCACGCGCAGCGAGGTCGCCGAGTTCTTTGCCCACAATTCCTCGCGGCTCGAGCTCACGACGGTCGACCGGACGGCTTTCGACAATCTCACGCACGCCGAGATCGGCTTCGATGCGGTGGTGGTTGGGCCGGGCTTCGACGACAAGGAAACGCTGGAGGTGCTGCGGCAGCTCCACTCCGTCGCCGAAGACACGCCGGCGCTCGTGCTCTCGGGCAGCCGCTCGAGCGAGACAGCCATCGCCGCCTTCCAACTCGGGGCGCTCGACTTTCTGCTCTACAAGGACGGCTGCCTGCCCGAGCTGGTGTTCTCGCTCAACCACGTGCTGAAGCGGGCGGACACCGACCGGCTCAACGCGCGACTCTCCGCCGAGCTCGCCGAGCTCAATCGCTCGCTCGGCGATCAGGTCCGCGAGCGGACGCGCGATCTCGAGGGGGAGATCGGCGTGCGCAAGGAGGCCGAGCGCCGCGCCGAGGAGAATGCCGCGCGGCTGCAGGCGCTCTCGAATCGGTTGCTCACCGTGCAGGAGGACGAACGCCGCTCGATCGCGCGCGAGCTGCACGACCAGGTGGGCCAGCTGCTCACCGGACTGCGCTTCCGGCTCGAAGCCACGCGCCGCGATCCCTCCGCGCTCACCGAGGCGCTGGCCGTAACCGACGAGCTGATCCGCACCGTGCGCGAGATGACGTTGCAGTTGCGACCGCGGATGCTCGATGATCTGGGTTTGCGGCCTGCGCTCGAGTGGCACGTCGACCGGTTCCGCCAGCAAACCGGCATCGCCGTCGAGCTGGACATCGCGCTGCCGGAGCAACGGCTGCCCGCAGTGCTGGAGACCACCGTGTATCGGATCGTGCAGGAGGCGCTCACCAACATCGCGCGGCACGCCGGCTCACCCTCGGCCGTCGTCACGGTGGCCGCGGACGACCAGGCGTTGCACGTTGAAATCTCCGATCGCGGCCGGGGCTTCGACACCGCGGCGGCGTTGGCCAAACACAATTCCATCGGCCTCGCCGGACTCGCCGAGCGCGTGCGCCTCGCCGGCGGCGAGCTCGAACTTTTCTCGCAACCGGGCCAGGGCACGCGGATCCACGCGGAATTCACGCTGCGGCCGGCGCCGGCTCCCTCGTCATGA
- a CDS encoding S24/S26 family peptidase yields MKTATATRRNAFRALVSGAALLAVLFTSGCNTASTQSNLTLFVENAPLPTLVARGGELTAAQAEARRHRGSFAVLGEGSSMEPVYVAGTALVIRAGGYQTLRPGMPVVYANTRGVSVAHMVVEQTNYGWVAVGLNNESHDSELVTADNLVGVITHAFASQTGSLPQEVAARMALNDQIRRGAKVASLGR; encoded by the coding sequence ATGAAAACCGCCACCGCCACTCGCAGGAACGCGTTCCGCGCGTTGGTGAGTGGGGCGGCGCTGCTGGCGGTGCTCTTCACGAGTGGCTGCAACACGGCTTCGACGCAGTCGAACCTGACGCTCTTCGTCGAGAACGCTCCGCTGCCGACGCTGGTCGCTCGGGGCGGCGAACTCACCGCAGCGCAGGCCGAAGCGCGACGCCATCGCGGTTCTTTCGCGGTGCTCGGCGAAGGCAGTTCGATGGAGCCCGTTTATGTGGCGGGCACCGCGCTGGTCATCCGCGCTGGCGGTTACCAGACCCTCCGCCCGGGAATGCCGGTCGTGTATGCGAACACGCGGGGCGTCTCGGTTGCCCACATGGTCGTCGAGCAGACGAACTACGGCTGGGTGGCGGTGGGGCTGAACAACGAGAGCCACGACAGCGAGCTCGTGACTGCGGACAATTTGGTTGGGGTAATCACGCACGCGTTTGCGTCCCAGACCGGGTCGCTGCCACAGGAGGTGGCGGCCCGGATGGCGCTCAACGACCAGATCCGCCGCGGCGCGAAGGTCGCGAGCTTGGGTCGCTAA
- the ftsY gene encoding signal recognition particle-docking protein FtsY codes for MFGLFKKFKDGLAKTVSTIAAKTHGLFGGRKIDAASLEELEEALYAADFGVETTEEILAEIKAAYAKDKTLQGQAAAAIGAAVLKRVLAGSEGALDGAGAGGPGPGSASPATSKEPIVIAMIGVNGSGKTTTAAKLGWRLKEDGKTVTLAACDTFRAAAVEQLKTWATRLDLEIVASHTGADSAAVAFDAWQAAKSRGRDYLIVDTAGRLHTKHNLMEELAKIRRVLQKNDPTAPQHRWLVVDGSLGSNSIEQARAFHKSFGLTGLVVTKLDGTSRGGAIVGIYRQLKLPIYFLGLGEQAEDLQPFSVENYVNALFGLD; via the coding sequence ATGTTCGGGCTTTTCAAAAAATTCAAAGACGGGCTGGCGAAGACGGTCTCGACGATCGCTGCGAAGACACACGGCCTGTTCGGCGGCCGCAAGATCGATGCGGCGTCGCTCGAAGAGCTCGAGGAGGCGCTGTATGCCGCAGACTTCGGCGTGGAGACGACCGAGGAGATCCTCGCCGAGATCAAGGCCGCCTACGCGAAGGACAAGACGCTCCAGGGTCAGGCCGCGGCCGCGATTGGCGCGGCGGTGCTGAAACGCGTGCTGGCCGGCAGCGAGGGGGCGTTGGATGGAGCCGGGGCCGGTGGCCCCGGGCCGGGCTCAGCGAGCCCGGCTACATCAAAGGAGCCGATCGTGATCGCGATGATCGGCGTGAACGGCTCGGGCAAGACGACCACGGCGGCGAAACTCGGCTGGCGGCTGAAGGAGGACGGCAAGACCGTCACGCTCGCCGCATGTGACACGTTCCGGGCCGCGGCGGTCGAGCAGTTGAAGACGTGGGCGACCCGATTGGACCTCGAAATTGTGGCCAGTCACACCGGCGCGGATTCGGCGGCAGTGGCCTTCGACGCGTGGCAGGCCGCCAAGTCGCGCGGCCGCGATTACCTGATCGTCGACACCGCGGGCCGGCTGCACACGAAGCACAATTTGATGGAAGAGCTGGCGAAGATCCGCCGCGTCCTGCAAAAGAACGATCCCACGGCGCCGCAGCACCGCTGGCTCGTGGTCGACGGTTCGCTCGGTTCGAACTCGATCGAGCAGGCCAGGGCGTTCCACAAGAGCTTTGGACTGACGGGGCTCGTGGTGACCAAGCTCGACGGCACGAGCCGCGGCGGCGCGATCGTCGGCATCTATCGGCAACTAAAATTGCCGATCTACTTCCTCGGGCTCGGCGAACAGGCCGAGGACCTGCAGCCGTTCAGCGTGGAGAATTACGTGAACGCACTGTTCGGGCTCGACTAG